Proteins from one Chloroflexota bacterium genomic window:
- a CDS encoding DUF4160 domain-containing protein, whose translation MPRLSEFYGIVIGMFYEDHPPPHFHAVYGGQRALIGIDPIAVLQGYLPRRALSLVLEWAALHQRELLTNWERARRHEPLVPIEPLD comes from the coding sequence ATGCCACGCTTGAGCGAGTTCTATGGCATTGTAATTGGCATGTTTTATGAGGATCACCCTCCGCCTCACTTTCACGCTGTCTACGGCGGGCAGCGGGCGCTCATCGGGATTGATCCGATTGCAGTATTACAGGGCTATTTGCCGCGTCGTGCCCTGAGTCTAGTGTTGGAATGGGCGGCTTTGCATCAGAGAGAGTTGCTCACGAATTGGGAGCGGGCTCGCCGACATGAACCGCTGGTGCCTATTGAGCCCCTGGACTGA
- a CDS encoding 2-oxoacid:acceptor oxidoreductase family protein — protein MAKGATKTPGRYEIRLAGEGGQGLILAGVILAEAAAIYDGKNAAQTQSYGPEARGGASKSEVVISEGEIDYPKVIEADLLLAMSQEACDKYYHNLKRDGILVVDSVNVTRVPTSKAYRVPITRLAEEATGRRLVANVVSLGIIVGLTGIVSRQAIEAAVSARAPRGTKELNLRALEAGFRAAEELKAQAW, from the coding sequence ATGGCTAAGGGAGCAACCAAAACGCCAGGCCGATACGAGATCCGGCTGGCTGGAGAAGGAGGCCAGGGCCTCATCCTGGCGGGCGTGATCCTGGCCGAGGCAGCGGCCATCTATGATGGCAAGAACGCGGCGCAGACCCAATCCTATGGGCCTGAAGCCCGCGGTGGGGCGAGCAAATCCGAAGTAGTGATCAGCGAGGGGGAGATTGATTACCCCAAGGTGATCGAAGCCGACCTCTTGCTGGCCATGAGCCAGGAAGCGTGTGATAAGTACTATCACAATTTGAAGCGCGACGGCATTCTGGTGGTGGACTCGGTGAACGTGACTCGCGTGCCCACCAGCAAAGCCTATCGGGTGCCCATCACCCGCCTCGCTGAGGAGGCCACTGGCAGGCGCCTGGTGGCGAATGTGGTGAGCCTGGGGATCATCGTCGGCTTGACGGGGATAGTCTCCCGCCAGGCCATTGAGGCGGCGGTGTCGGCCCGAGCGCCCCGGGGCACAAAAGAATTGAACCTGCGGGCCCTGGAGGCTGGCTTCCGGGCGGCGGAAGAACTGAAGGCACAGGCATGGTGA